A genomic segment from Nocardiopsis sp. Huas11 encodes:
- a CDS encoding class I SAM-dependent DNA methyltransferase, which yields MTITQQELESRLWAAANALRGPVDPADFKTYVFPMLFWKWISDTWVYEQDAAFDEFGDDLDDEVEADYHRFEMPVGTLWSEVTGKVANLGAEIAKTFQRIEKANPRSLAGVFGDASWGNKERIPESALLGLIQAFNQIRLDPSTVSHDLLGAGYEYLLKNFADESGKKAGEFFTPREVVNLLVGVLHPEPGESVYDPTCGSGGMLVATINQLRESDKDHRTLRVYGQEINLTTASIARMNLFLHEIEDFDIKRGDTLRAPAFKDNNGAVRTFDVVIANPPFSRTNWGAERWAADPRASCGVPPADNGDFAFVQHMISSMSPGTGRVGVVMPHGVLFRGRAEAKIRQCLIERDQLEAVIGLPPNLFYSTTIPACLLIFRDKKPAARKDRVLFVDGSARFAKGRNQNRMSGRDVDALIDAYRTGEDPDEEGNENVRLVPFDEIKENGFDLNISRYIKVAAEETADLGTALVAYADARQHRIDTENVMFERLAAAGVDLSLFGVSSE from the coding sequence GTGACGATCACCCAGCAAGAGCTCGAATCCCGGCTGTGGGCCGCTGCAAATGCGCTCCGTGGCCCCGTCGACCCGGCCGACTTCAAGACGTACGTCTTCCCAATGCTGTTCTGGAAGTGGATCTCGGACACCTGGGTCTACGAACAAGACGCGGCGTTCGACGAGTTCGGCGATGACCTGGATGATGAGGTCGAGGCGGATTACCACCGGTTCGAGATGCCCGTGGGCACGCTGTGGAGTGAGGTCACCGGGAAGGTCGCCAACCTCGGGGCCGAGATCGCGAAGACGTTCCAGCGGATCGAGAAGGCGAACCCTCGCTCACTCGCCGGCGTGTTCGGTGATGCTTCCTGGGGCAACAAGGAGCGCATCCCCGAGTCGGCCCTGCTGGGCCTCATCCAGGCGTTCAACCAGATCCGACTCGACCCATCGACGGTCTCCCACGACCTCCTCGGTGCGGGCTACGAGTACCTGCTGAAGAACTTCGCCGACGAGTCGGGGAAGAAGGCCGGAGAGTTCTTCACACCCCGCGAGGTCGTGAACCTTCTCGTCGGGGTCCTCCATCCGGAGCCTGGTGAGTCCGTCTACGACCCGACCTGCGGTTCGGGCGGCATGCTGGTGGCCACGATCAACCAACTGCGGGAGTCTGACAAGGACCACCGCACCTTGCGGGTGTACGGCCAGGAGATCAACCTGACCACGGCATCGATCGCGCGGATGAACCTCTTCCTCCACGAGATCGAGGATTTCGACATTAAGCGCGGCGATACCCTGCGCGCCCCCGCGTTCAAGGACAACAACGGCGCTGTCCGAACCTTCGATGTGGTCATCGCCAATCCACCATTCTCGCGGACAAACTGGGGGGCCGAGCGTTGGGCAGCCGACCCGCGAGCCTCGTGCGGCGTGCCACCGGCGGATAACGGCGATTTCGCTTTCGTCCAGCACATGATCTCGTCGATGAGCCCCGGCACCGGCCGCGTGGGTGTCGTCATGCCGCACGGCGTGCTGTTCCGCGGCAGGGCCGAAGCGAAGATCCGGCAGTGCCTGATTGAGAGGGACCAGCTGGAGGCTGTCATCGGGCTACCTCCAAACCTCTTCTACTCCACTACGATCCCTGCCTGCCTGTTGATCTTCCGCGATAAGAAGCCAGCCGCCCGCAAGGATCGCGTCCTGTTCGTTGACGGATCCGCCCGATTCGCGAAGGGTAGGAATCAAAACCGGATGTCAGGGCGCGACGTCGACGCGCTCATCGATGCATACCGGACTGGAGAGGACCCTGACGAGGAAGGCAACGAGAACGTCCGTTTGGTGCCTTTCGACGAGATCAAAGAGAACGGCTTTGACCTCAATATCAGCCGCTATATCAAGGTCGCTGCAGAAGAGACTGCCGATCTGGGCACTGCGCTCGTGGCATATGCCGACGCCCGGCAGCACCGCATCGACACCGAAAACGTCATGTTCGAGCGCCTCGCAGCGGCAGGGGTCGACCTGAGCCTGTTCGGGGTGTCCAGTGAGTAA
- a CDS encoding restriction endonuclease subunit S, producing the protein MSKWERVRLGEVIALDIKAAPVTATASYDIVGVLNRGRGLLYRDPLSGSETSYKTLNLIRPDQIVYSRLKAFEGAITIAPSDLSQVYASQEFPTFTCGQWLLPSYFRLLTTTKGLWDDLQNLSTGMGGRRERVKPADFLTIRISLPSVAEQNRIVDLMRGVDELVTAMTEEVERARVSLSCAAVELVSLPTNGGGIPLNALLLRNIGGAWGSGPGVSEMDVDVYRSTEFTNWCRLSGKPEARRSVPASQFRSRQLAAGDILVEKSGGTPTRSVGRVVQVSPEDLYRPTIGANFLQLLRADPSKVSPRYLFWILWASHRRGDGFDFQRASTNIRNLQTKAYLARGVDLPQRDTQEEIASTLNGLLDCVHSIEDEAANLRAFRSALLTSLLDQEIEIPKSYDDLLEGVS; encoded by the coding sequence GTGAGTAAATGGGAGCGGGTCCGGCTCGGCGAGGTCATCGCACTGGACATCAAAGCGGCCCCGGTCACGGCGACAGCCTCCTACGACATCGTCGGTGTCTTGAACCGCGGTCGGGGCCTTCTGTACCGAGACCCACTGTCAGGTTCAGAGACGTCATACAAGACCCTTAATCTGATAAGACCGGATCAGATTGTGTACAGCCGCCTGAAGGCCTTTGAAGGTGCCATCACCATTGCGCCCAGCGACCTTTCTCAGGTTTATGCATCCCAGGAATTCCCAACCTTTACATGCGGGCAATGGCTACTGCCGAGTTACTTCAGGCTCCTCACAACGACAAAGGGCCTATGGGACGACTTGCAGAACCTGTCAACAGGGATGGGCGGTCGACGTGAAAGGGTCAAGCCTGCCGACTTCCTAACGATTCGAATTTCCCTCCCGTCAGTGGCCGAGCAGAACCGCATCGTGGACCTCATGAGAGGCGTCGATGAGCTGGTGACAGCCATGACGGAGGAGGTCGAACGTGCGCGAGTGTCGCTGTCTTGCGCCGCTGTCGAACTTGTCTCACTTCCTACTAACGGAGGCGGGATTCCTCTTAACGCTCTTCTCCTCCGCAACATCGGTGGGGCCTGGGGTTCCGGTCCAGGGGTCAGCGAGATGGACGTTGACGTCTACCGGTCAACCGAGTTCACAAACTGGTGTCGTCTGAGCGGCAAGCCAGAAGCACGCCGGTCGGTGCCGGCTAGCCAGTTCCGGAGCAGGCAACTGGCAGCGGGGGACATCCTCGTCGAGAAATCAGGCGGCACCCCGACCCGATCCGTGGGACGCGTGGTACAGGTCTCGCCCGAAGATCTCTATCGCCCCACTATCGGAGCCAACTTCCTCCAGCTGCTGCGTGCTGATCCATCAAAGGTATCCCCTCGGTATCTCTTCTGGATCCTCTGGGCGAGCCATCGTCGAGGCGACGGGTTCGACTTCCAGAGGGCAAGTACCAACATCCGAAATCTCCAGACCAAGGCGTATCTGGCTCGCGGAGTCGACCTTCCCCAACGCGACACGCAAGAGGAGATCGCAAGCACCTTGAACGGGCTGCTCGACTGCGTACACAGCATTGAGGATGAAGCCGCCAACCTCCGCGCCTTCCGCTCAGCCCTCCTGACCTCCCTCCTGGACCAGGAGATCGAGATCCCCAAGTCCTACGACGACCTCCTGGAAGGGGTTTCCTGA
- a CDS encoding type I restriction endonuclease subunit R — translation MAWTEASTIQRSLLEWAEEAGWERLPGDELPRDQHDVVIETWAREALLALNPELVDDPESAELVLHEINQAILDAHNGLVTANELLTVMLRGDHSFPTIDGKHVPRRLVDFANLDNNRFTVADEVTITGALKPRRFDVVYYVNGFPVVVAETKTPVKQQVSWVNAAKDIYGTYEEEYPNFFATNVFNVATEGLEFRMAPIRAVPDPDSEIWAPWGSTKDDPKKVVGPARVQRAARLLLRPETVLPILKDLVMYRHARDASEVDVKFLPRYPQFEAALAIHAKVLANGPGGLIWHHQGSGKTELMAFAAARLLRDDAVIDRYGGAPTVIVIADRKDLVRQTAEMFDTAGMPRMSVPGNKRELHRTLRRDDPGVVITTVHKFAEAGHLNDRSNIIVLVDEAHRSHEGKFGRAWRAAVPNAKFFGATGTAIEDKDRSTFRLFGDPDDPDFVMSRYTPEQSIADGFTKPVIVEGRSVGFGLDKADLDEAFDQFAAEEDLDEDEKVYLSGKASHIETILSNPERVSAVCADIVDHFLTFVAPLGQKAQVVAFNQKLVVAYAHAIQTELERRGAAMPDGRAREVSVVMHVADAKDTPKEHKKYLLTPEQEEALKRRFKKIDDPISFVVVTAKWMTGFNAPIEGVLYLDKPAKGANLFQTITRPNRPWKNPITGQRKDYGRVVDYIGLAKAIGTAVAGPKAKTEEEPELNVTDSSQLAGKFVSDLTRLVALFDGISTADSSFEGLAEAHERIVEGSPQRTQFIETYVALQTVWEFLDPHPMLAPFRQQYYWLAKVYESIRPKDVSKAFLWDRLGAKTTELIHGHMTNVRVRSMPSKTVTLDAAGLELVKKIAEQLNLPETRSPENEPGDVYKEVLDSIEARLKRRLAETDIPAYQSLADRIEKLRTKAIENVEDSLAFLEQALKIAQDVVAADRAIEAGDKETLQRLADPKRGALTQIVEQNTPPGLHKIVPDIVDRIDSIVAEVAYTGWIESDAGDKRVRREIRTALKEYGLPIKGDLFNKTYAYARENY, via the coding sequence ATGGCATGGACTGAGGCGTCTACCATCCAGCGCTCCTTGCTGGAGTGGGCCGAGGAAGCCGGGTGGGAGCGCCTCCCTGGAGATGAGCTGCCGCGAGACCAACACGATGTCGTCATCGAGACCTGGGCGCGGGAAGCGCTGCTCGCGCTGAATCCGGAGCTCGTAGACGACCCAGAATCGGCCGAACTGGTTCTGCACGAGATCAACCAGGCGATCTTGGATGCCCACAACGGCCTGGTGACTGCCAACGAGCTGCTGACCGTGATGCTGCGCGGAGACCACTCGTTCCCGACGATCGACGGCAAGCATGTGCCCCGTCGTCTCGTTGATTTCGCGAACCTTGACAACAATCGGTTCACCGTCGCCGATGAGGTCACGATCACTGGTGCCTTGAAGCCCCGCAGATTCGATGTCGTCTACTACGTCAACGGATTCCCGGTTGTCGTCGCCGAGACGAAGACGCCGGTGAAGCAACAGGTTTCATGGGTGAACGCCGCCAAGGACATCTACGGCACCTACGAGGAGGAGTACCCGAACTTCTTCGCCACCAACGTCTTCAACGTCGCGACCGAGGGCCTTGAGTTCCGGATGGCCCCGATCCGTGCCGTCCCGGATCCTGACTCGGAGATCTGGGCACCGTGGGGATCGACCAAAGACGACCCGAAGAAAGTGGTCGGCCCTGCGCGCGTTCAGCGCGCCGCACGGCTGTTGCTGAGACCGGAAACGGTCCTGCCGATCCTGAAAGACCTGGTGATGTACCGGCACGCCCGGGACGCCTCCGAGGTCGATGTGAAGTTCCTGCCGCGCTATCCGCAGTTCGAAGCGGCGCTCGCGATCCATGCGAAGGTGCTCGCAAACGGTCCTGGCGGCCTGATCTGGCACCACCAGGGGTCCGGGAAGACCGAGCTGATGGCGTTCGCCGCCGCGCGCCTGCTGCGCGACGATGCAGTGATCGACAGGTACGGCGGCGCGCCAACAGTAATCGTGATCGCCGACCGAAAGGACCTGGTAAGGCAGACCGCGGAGATGTTCGATACAGCCGGTATGCCCCGCATGTCGGTGCCCGGCAACAAACGCGAGCTGCACAGGACGCTGCGCCGCGACGACCCTGGCGTCGTCATCACGACCGTGCATAAGTTCGCCGAGGCCGGCCATCTCAACGACCGATCAAACATCATCGTGCTGGTGGATGAGGCCCACCGCTCCCATGAGGGCAAGTTCGGCAGAGCGTGGCGCGCAGCAGTCCCGAACGCGAAGTTCTTCGGTGCGACCGGCACTGCGATCGAGGACAAAGACCGGTCCACGTTCCGGCTGTTCGGGGATCCTGACGACCCGGACTTCGTGATGTCTCGGTACACGCCCGAGCAGTCGATCGCAGACGGGTTCACCAAACCGGTGATCGTAGAAGGCCGTTCCGTCGGGTTCGGTCTCGACAAGGCCGACCTTGACGAGGCATTTGACCAGTTCGCCGCCGAGGAGGACCTCGACGAGGACGAGAAGGTCTACTTGTCCGGGAAGGCCTCGCACATCGAGACGATCCTCTCCAACCCGGAGCGCGTTTCCGCGGTGTGCGCCGACATCGTCGATCACTTCCTCACGTTCGTCGCACCACTGGGGCAGAAGGCCCAGGTTGTGGCGTTCAACCAGAAACTCGTCGTCGCCTATGCGCACGCTATCCAGACCGAACTGGAGCGCCGGGGCGCGGCGATGCCGGACGGCCGGGCGCGCGAAGTGAGCGTCGTCATGCACGTCGCCGACGCCAAGGACACTCCGAAGGAGCACAAGAAGTATCTACTCACCCCGGAGCAGGAAGAGGCTCTGAAGCGGCGGTTCAAGAAGATCGACGATCCCATTTCGTTCGTCGTAGTGACAGCGAAATGGATGACTGGCTTCAACGCACCCATCGAGGGGGTTCTGTACCTCGACAAGCCAGCCAAGGGTGCGAACCTGTTCCAGACGATCACTCGTCCGAACCGACCGTGGAAGAACCCGATCACGGGGCAGCGCAAGGACTACGGACGCGTCGTCGACTACATCGGCCTCGCGAAGGCCATCGGTACGGCGGTAGCCGGCCCGAAGGCCAAGACGGAGGAAGAGCCGGAGCTCAACGTCACAGATTCCTCCCAGCTGGCCGGGAAGTTCGTCTCCGACCTGACACGTCTCGTGGCGCTGTTCGACGGCATCAGCACAGCCGATTCGTCGTTCGAGGGGCTCGCCGAGGCACACGAGCGAATCGTCGAGGGCAGCCCGCAGCGGACCCAGTTCATCGAGACGTACGTGGCTCTTCAAACGGTGTGGGAGTTCCTCGACCCCCATCCGATGCTCGCGCCGTTCCGGCAGCAGTACTACTGGCTGGCGAAGGTGTACGAGTCGATCCGGCCCAAGGACGTCTCGAAGGCCTTCCTGTGGGACCGCCTGGGCGCGAAGACGACCGAGCTGATCCATGGACACATGACCAACGTGCGCGTGCGGTCGATGCCGTCGAAGACCGTCACCCTCGACGCCGCTGGCCTGGAACTGGTCAAAAAGATCGCCGAGCAGCTGAATCTTCCGGAGACCCGGTCGCCGGAGAACGAGCCCGGCGACGTCTACAAGGAGGTCCTAGATTCGATCGAGGCGCGCCTGAAGCGCCGACTCGCCGAGACGGACATCCCGGCATACCAGTCGCTGGCGGACCGGATAGAGAAGCTGCGCACCAAGGCGATCGAGAACGTTGAGGACTCGCTGGCGTTCCTGGAGCAGGCGCTGAAGATCGCTCAGGACGTGGTCGCCGCCGACCGGGCCATAGAGGCAGGCGACAAGGAGACGCTGCAGAGACTGGCAGACCCGAAACGCGGTGCGCTGACGCAGATCGTCGAGCAGAACACGCCGCCAGGGCTTCACAAGATCGTCCCCGACATCGTCGACAGGATCGACTCGATCGTCGCGGAGGTCGCCTACACGGGGTGGATCGAAAGCGACGCAGGCGACAAGCGCGTCCGCCGCGAGATCCGAACCGCGTTGAAAGAGTACGGCCTCCCGATCAAAGGCGACCTGTTCAACAAGACGTATGCGTACGCCCGGGAGAACTATTAG
- a CDS encoding lipopolysaccharide assembly protein LapB yields MGAQPNISEDLRMVGALKRDLLDRHPSDNALRKHPDVQVSRDTVGAWLRGDRFPQKVEPLLAVLAQIRAEAARRGLLDAPTDSTQDSTVAELLAPDRWHTSWQDEQRRRTQANQDAAQRQRAHSALQEDERRARQAALADRPRPVGSWSAQRLGVHPAIHTGPVREDGFVLPLYVPRPHDTELRAHLTAAAADGARPQMVVVRGASCTGKTRAAFEAVRAAVPADFDLLFPADADGLLAVLAADALGPCTVLWLNEAQDYLDGPKGEAVAAALLRRLDDLGPLIVVATLWPDHNRTLARRPNPGESDRHPKARDLLAQARYTYVPDSFTGHLEAVREAARDDNSLATAVQTGGVDLTQVLAAGPDLVEHYEHPAGEYGPYGRALISAAMDAHRLGVAGPLLLDFLQAAASGYLTNTERATARPDWFAEAMAYARTQVKATIRPLQEIPRPSGMGALPGVVRLADFLQQHGRRTRGTQVPPASFWHAATAHLTDPNDLVSLAHAAHWQLRYRHAAHLYCAAADGGNTHALLTLARLRKGAGDLEGAQRLARQAADAGNIDALTDLAWMREDAGDLEGAQRLARQAADAGNIDALTDLAWMREDAGDWEGAERFYRQAIDAGDTYALVALAGLRKNVGDWAGAERLAIQASDAGVADALVVLASLREEIGDRKGAEQLLRKAVDAGVFHAVIDLVELLKDAEDGEEAERLARRVASTRDSDALIDLAEELKGTGDRKGAEQLVLEAVHARYPRALRWLAESRMEPLEAYNRYGLDPEGTLAEPWEWPEPRIL; encoded by the coding sequence TTGGGCGCACAGCCGAACATCTCCGAGGACCTGCGCATGGTCGGCGCGCTCAAACGCGACCTCCTGGACCGTCACCCCTCGGACAACGCCCTACGCAAGCACCCGGATGTGCAGGTCTCTCGGGACACGGTGGGGGCGTGGCTGCGTGGGGACCGATTCCCCCAGAAAGTCGAGCCGTTGCTGGCAGTCTTGGCGCAGATCCGGGCCGAGGCTGCCCGCCGCGGTCTCCTCGATGCTCCAACCGATTCCACTCAGGACAGTACGGTCGCCGAGCTGCTGGCCCCGGACCGTTGGCATACGTCGTGGCAGGACGAACAGCGCCGCAGAACACAGGCCAATCAGGACGCTGCTCAACGCCAACGGGCTCACTCAGCACTTCAGGAAGACGAACGGCGGGCCCGCCAAGCGGCTCTGGCCGATCGCCCCCGCCCGGTGGGCTCCTGGTCCGCGCAACGGTTGGGGGTGCACCCGGCCATCCATACTGGCCCGGTCAGGGAAGATGGGTTCGTCTTGCCTCTCTACGTGCCCCGCCCCCACGACACAGAGCTGCGTGCACACCTGACTGCAGCGGCGGCCGACGGCGCTCGGCCGCAGATGGTGGTGGTGCGAGGGGCATCGTGCACTGGCAAGACCCGCGCTGCCTTCGAAGCGGTCCGTGCAGCGGTGCCCGCGGACTTTGATCTGCTCTTTCCCGCCGATGCCGACGGGCTGCTGGCTGTGCTGGCCGCCGACGCACTGGGGCCGTGCACGGTGCTGTGGCTCAACGAAGCCCAAGATTACCTGGATGGTCCCAAAGGGGAGGCGGTTGCGGCGGCGCTGTTGCGCCGCCTAGACGACCTGGGTCCACTCATCGTGGTGGCCACCCTGTGGCCTGACCATAACCGGACCTTGGCCCGCCGCCCGAACCCAGGCGAAAGCGACCGCCACCCCAAGGCGCGGGATTTGCTTGCCCAGGCCCGCTACACCTACGTCCCCGACTCCTTCACCGGCCACCTGGAAGCGGTGCGCGAGGCCGCCCGCGATGACAACTCACTGGCCACCGCTGTACAGACCGGGGGCGTCGACCTCACCCAGGTTCTGGCAGCCGGACCGGACCTGGTCGAGCACTACGAGCACCCGGCCGGGGAGTACGGACCCTACGGCCGGGCGCTGATCAGCGCAGCCATGGACGCCCACCGCCTAGGAGTGGCAGGTCCTCTGCTGCTGGACTTTCTCCAAGCTGCCGCCTCCGGCTACCTCACCAACACCGAACGCGCTACTGCGCGCCCCGACTGGTTCGCCGAAGCCATGGCCTACGCTCGCACACAGGTCAAGGCCACCATCCGGCCCCTGCAGGAGATCCCTCGTCCTTCGGGGATGGGGGCGCTGCCGGGTGTGGTACGCCTGGCCGACTTCCTCCAGCAGCACGGCCGCCGCACCCGCGGTACGCAGGTCCCGCCCGCCTCTTTCTGGCACGCGGCCACCGCACACCTGACCGACCCGAACGACCTGGTCAGCCTCGCCCACGCTGCTCATTGGCAATTGCGGTACCGTCACGCCGCTCACCTGTACTGTGCCGCTGCCGATGGCGGCAACACCCACGCCCTGTTGACCTTGGCGAGGCTGCGGAAGGGTGCTGGGGATCTGGAGGGGGCTCAACGGTTGGCTCGTCAAGCTGCCGATGCGGGAAACATCGACGCTCTGACAGACCTGGCTTGGATGCGTGAGGACGCTGGGGATCTGGAGGGGGCTCAACGGTTGGCTCGTCAAGCTGCCGATGCGGGAAACATCGACGCTCTGACAGACCTGGCTTGGATGCGTGAGGACGCTGGGGATTGGGAAGGAGCCGAACGATTCTATCGCCAGGCTATCGACGCAGGAGACACCTACGCGCTGGTCGCTTTAGCCGGGCTACGGAAGAACGTTGGTGACTGGGCAGGAGCCGAACGGTTGGCCATTCAAGCCTCCGACGCTGGAGTCGCTGACGCACTGGTGGTCTTGGCGAGTTTGCGGGAGGAGATCGGTGACCGGAAGGGAGCCGAACAGCTACTCCGGAAGGCCGTGGACGCCGGAGTCTTCCACGCAGTGATCGATTTGGTTGAGCTGCTGAAGGACGCTGAGGACGGGGAGGAAGCTGAACGGCTTGCTCGTCGGGTCGCTAGCACGAGAGACTCCGACGCGCTGATCGATTTGGCAGAAGAGCTGAAGGGCACTGGTGACCGGAAGGGAGCCGAACAGCTAGTCCTAGAGGCCGTCCACGCCAGGTATCCTCGCGCCTTGAGATGGTTGGCGGAGTCACGGATGGAGCCACTTGAAGCGTACAACCGCTACGGGCTCGACCCGGAGGGAACTCTGGCCGAGCCGTGGGAGTGGCCAGAGCCCCGCATCCTGTGA